GGGAAATTCCAACTTTAATAACCACCTGAACcacacattattacattatagaGTAAAGCGTATTTTCTTCTGAAGCAGAAAGTCAATTATTTTCATGTGATTATAAGATCTGCTATAATGGGTTGTAAACAAAATACATTGGCCTTTACTGTGCTCTATGAAAAGCATTATCAGTTAATGAACATTGACTTTGTGAATGAACTGAACTTAAGGGTGTGCATCGGTGGcccatacagtatatactgtgaCTCTCAGCTGGATATCAATGGCATTCATTGGTGATCGAGTATTGAGTTTGAAGTCcagcagtacagtacagtgaaaCTCTTCCTGTTGCTCCGTCTCCCATCTCCTCCCCCTGTGGACTCCTCCTACATGTCTACTGGCCCTGCCCACAGTTCCCTCTCTCCAGTACTCTCTGCACGTGTACTGACGCGTGCACATGGCTGTGGCGTGTGAAGTGGGGAGAGATTTAAAGACacgcaaccacacacacacacacacactcacactctccctccctccctctctccctccctctgtcttggTCATGCTGTTGTTGTGACTGCTGCACATTAATTATTGGCtgggagtgaatgctgattGTGTAGTGTAGTGCAGTACATAGATCACATGCCAAACCTCCTTGTCAATGCTGTGAGATTGACTCATCAAATAGCTAAGTACTCCTAATTCTACATATTTCCCTTATAACAAGACCAACTCGAAATCCAGCACAATGCTACAGTGTGGACAAATGAGTCAAGGTTTAGCAGCCATTTGAAAACTCTGTGTACTCTCTTACAACTTGTCTTTTCATACAGAGCCATGTGACTGTATCTCCTGCCCTCAGGTTGACCACACAGGTCAGAAAAACGCTTTGTCACCGTTGCATTTGTTCCAGACTCAAAGAAGAGTTCAaatactgaattaaaaaaaaagcacacagggGGGTTTTAAGCACACCACACAACCTTGACTGCATCTGAACTATTATTATGAATTGTAAGGTCTACTTGTCTCATATCAGTAATGGGGGACAACATGTCTCTCTCAGCTTGTCAGTTGCCATGAATTTGCTGTTGCCAGTTTGCACATAGAACCTTGAGGGGCGACCTGCACATGTTCCTCTTTTTTACTCGCTGGTTCAGTGGCCTGGCCTGTATTACCTTTATGAACAAAACAATCCATTCAAGCATTCAACTCACCATGCAGACAGTCGTTCCCTCCAGCGAGGCTCTGTGGCTGAACTACCTCCAAGCCGATGAGTGATGGGGACGAAGAGGAAGATGGCGAGGAGGATGAAGAGCCGGGTGGAGATGAGGGTGGTAGGCACTGAGAGCTCTGGCTGGGCACAGCTGATGGGGAACTCTGTGAGGGTATCTGGGCTGAGCTGGAGCTGTTGTTGTTATGCATGCTGCCCATTCCATTTTCAGTTAGAAACTCCTCCAAGTCCATGTATTGAAGCTGGAAGAGGCCCCCATCTGGAGGCAGGGTGCGATCCCACATAAGAGGCCCCAAGAACTGGTTGAAAGTTCCTCCTCCATTGCCGCCACCACTActaccaccacctcctccccctccccctccccctcctcctcctcctcctgcacagcCATTACTGTTATTACTGCTGCCTGTTCCAGTGCCATTCCTCATGGGGCACACTCCCAAGGAGTCCTCATCAAGGTccagtctgtctttgtctgccAGAGAACATAGTTGAATCATTATTAGAAAAGCAGACGGACTGATTTGTTTGAAGTGCACAATAAAGTATAATGTTTGAGATACTTTAATGTGGCCTCTGTAAAACAGATTCTAGCATCATCTCTCCACATATGTGCAGAAATAAATGGGGTGGCAGGTGTATCCCTAAAATGCACTGCTGCAAAAAACCTCCTCtctcccattcacacacacttgcagaTGGGAGCAGATGGTATCTGAATTGCAGTATTAAGCAAGAGCTGAAAACCAATTTGTTGTCATAACATATAGATAAGCTCCTCAACAAATCTCGCAATAGCTGAAGATACGTTTTTGGCACCAGAGACCTGAGTGCATGGCTGCACAGCACTGCACCGAGACCAAAACATGTTATCACTCAGTGTAATCTGGATTTTAATTTGAAGTCGCAGCAGGGATTATAATCCAGGTGACTACTCAAGAGGATCACAGAGGAGGCATGAGGAATGCTGTGTGACGCCGAATCACCTTTGCCTGAGAACGTGTGTCATTCAAATCTGTCAAACATGGAGTAGTTTGTTgtataaagcagcagcagcagtgggtggaaTCTTTTATTCATGCTCTGCTGTTGCATTGACTGATGATAACACTGTGTCAGATGATGGTGCTTCACATCCCAAAATACACAACAACTTTCTCACCTTTCGCCTCACAGGGGGGTTTTATGTTCTGGTCTCCCTTCATGGGGTGTTGCAGCAGGGATTTCAGACCTGCCATGGTCCCAGTGAGCGAGCCGGCGGGCTGAGTGCAACCTCCAAACTGTGGGCTTGCTCCTGCTGGTAGGTCGGGGGTCGGTAGCTGAGAGAGCTGCCTGGACATCCTGGACCAGACGGGGGCGCAGGAAAAAAATCACCTGGGGCACTCAGAGGGGCGAGGGTATCTGAGAGGAGTAACTACCAATAGCACAAGTATGCTGTATgactctgcatgtgtttgcaggtggaggaggaaggagagagaagagagagataCATAGTTTTGAGAAGCGTCAAAATAGAATAGAGCAACCATTGTACTGTAATCACAAGTATGGCTACAGGATTAATGACAGTTTTATGACATTACACTTTGAAACTTCCACCGAATAACACAAACAACTTCTTGTTTACCTTTCCCTTGTAGTTATAAGGAGTTCCTTATTTGCTTGCAGAAATATTTTCGTCGAAATATTCCATTGTAGCCGTGTGTTGTTGAAACTGTGCAGCAGAGCAGGCTGTTATTCTCAGAGGAGCAGTGTGGGAGGGACAGTCAGAGCGTATGAGTGGGATTACTGTccataaaataattaaaaaaaatcgcAGAGGCGTGAAAGAATTACAACGAGACAACTGCAGAGGCAGGGAAACGttgcaattaaaacaaaacttgTAGAGTAATCTCCCCGAGTCAATTGTCCAAAGCtcaaaaagaagacaaaatagTTGCAAAGCAACAAACCTCGGTCCAAACAAAACACCAGAGGtgtgtagaaaaacacacacacatacacaaacagcgaCGAAAGCGGCGGCTGAGTTAGTCAGATGACAAGTTGAATTGGTGTTTCTCTCTTCTGCTGTCGGGctctgctgaggaggaggaggagggtgaagaggaggaggaggaggaggaggggtcgtttcctctttctctgtctgtacTTTTGTGCATCCGGTGGATCCAATAGTCACGGGCGCACGGGCTCGGGTTAGTTTCTTGGCCGTGCGACGTCCACGTCCGaccgttctctctctctctctctctccctctcagctgGAACGGACACGGGCAGTTCACGTGACGTCACACCTCTTGGAAAAAAAGGGGCGAGTGGGGCGCGGGAGTGGGCGGGGCCGCGCGTTCAACTGATACACTCTCGATTCTCGAGGTATTATTTATGAGACACACCTACCCTCGTGTCACCTCTCGAGGGGAGGCAGCTGTTTGTTTAGTCTGACAGGTACAAACAGTCACTTCTCCGACTTTGTCACAGTGGGTTTTTTAACTATGTGGTGACAAAATTAACTGTAAATACACGACTGGGCCTTGTCATtagaaataacatttaatttaaatgtggcCAACATTGCCGTCTCAAAGCACTGCTCCTGCTTATATTGCAGCGTAGTTTTGGCTCTCCTGCTCAGTGAGTGCTGCATGGCTTTTGCAGCTTCCTCGTAATCCACTGAAAACGTGAGTGTGCTGTTTTTTCAGGCGAGAGGAAGACTCCAGCACGTTGCCTCCCGGCGTACAATGGCAGCTTCAGCTCACGTGTGTGAGGCACGGGGAGTCCATGCCTGGCCGCTCGCGGCTCCCACTCCGATTGGCCGCCGTAACTCGTCGCTCCGCCCACGACGAGCGCCCATTGGCTTAAATTAGGTCGCCTAAACGCGCCCGCTCGGATCCTCACAGTGCATGCCCCTGCCGCGTGAGACCAGTTCGAAACACAACAGCGCGAGGGCAGTCATCTCTGATGTACAGGTGCAGAGCACATGCACAATATTCAGCACCGCAGGAATTCACGTCTTTGGGTCGCATGCAAGAGCTGACACGAAAATAGCTGGAACATCCAGTGTCATCAGCTCAGAGGGGTTGTGACGGACATTTACATATGAATATTTGGAGCTAAATATATGAACATCAACATAACTTCAAGTGGCACCctggtttgtttttaagtgtatGTCTAGTTAGAGTTACTGACCCCACACATGAGGACGTGGTGTAgataatctttatttatttatttgaacagaGACTATGTGAATTATAAATCACTAAAACGTGTCCTATACATGCATTATCTGCATATTTAACTGCATGGTACatgtaataaaaatatcaaagaCTGAACTGTAGCTGCTTTCCAGCTCGTGAAATTGCTGAACTGGAAGCACTAAAGGATATAATAACTTTTCTTTAATGCAGTACGTTTATATTTGACACATATAAAACATGTCATAAGTTGACATCTGATCAATCACACGATTTTGtgtacattgttttgtttttgtttaatgtggCTTAAATCAACTGATCCTGAATATTGAACGGTGATCAAGTTATTTCTTTTACTTGGTGGCATTTATCTTGTAGAAGTCTCACATCACTCTTGTCTACTCCCCGTCAGTACAGAATCCATGTGACTGCGACTCTCAGCCACAACAGAGAAGTACAGTATAATAAATGAGATGcttactgccatctagtggagcTACGAGTGAAGTTGGACACATTTATTTCAGGTAGCGTACTGTAAATTTGAGAGCTCAAAAACAAGTACCTCAGAGATGTATGACTAATAATATAGATAATCAAAATATTAACCATAATATAATTGTAAAACTTAAATACTGGCTTAGTTAACAGTGACATGTTAGAGTGGTTTGCACCATATTCTGGATATTGCAGTAAGAAACACTGAAtcagaaatgaaaggaaaacaaaatattaCACTTAAGGTTTATTCATTGTTGAAATATAATCAACTACTGACTTCTCAGTAAATAATGTGATAGAAATCTACTAAAACTATTATTTTCCTttagaagaaataaaatgaggcTTGACAAGGGTATGAACACTTTGTATGTGAATGAAGATGAGCTTGTTTTatcttcaaaagaaaaaaaaacaaggtttgaCAGTAAGAGTATGATTGCAACTcagcaaaaagtaaaaacataaaggGGGGTTAAGTGTAAGATTGGCATGAAAACAGATTGGGTTACACACGTAAATACATGGAATATTACATTAgcttctattattattattattattattataggtCCTTGTCTTAAACACGCTGTGAAGTACTGTAGAAATAATCACCGCTAAAAAGAGCATACAAATACCATGAGATAAACATTGTGTTACAGTCCACTTGTTTTCAATCTCTTTGTATAAAAGCTAGGAATATCAAATAAATGCAGTAAAGTGAACATAATAAGCAAGGCTTTTGTAAGATTCTTCATTTTGGCGGGACACAGAATCCTTGAAATGCTAATTACCAGcaactttgacattttatctATGAGTGATTAAATCACTAGGGAATATAGAGTTACTTTAAAATCAAGTTGTACACTACAAACTTCTGGGGATATACTGAATAAACCATCACATACTGTAGGAGTGATTTTACAACCTCAGCAAAAAACTTGACCAGAGAACAAACATGCACTGACAAACTATCAACAAAAGGTATTTGTCCCCATGTCCCTAAACCTAATAAATGcactttacataaaaaaaaaatcctcagagCCTCTACgtgaacaacaacaagacaTAGTACAGAGCAGAGACGTTTATCATACAGCAAAAAAGTGTAGCAGGGATTCTAGTTAAGAGGGTAAAGAGATACATTAGCAGGTAATTTCACCTAAACTTGTCTAGTAACTGCACAGTGTCAGCCAAGCATAGTGTCAATGCACTTAAGGGGTTAATGATCCTATGCAAACAGTCACGTCTTTGAAGACACCTTCCAAtataaagtggaagaatttgTGGTGATATTTTATAGGATGCTCTACAGTAGTTGATAACACACTCATTCTAATAAGTCAGCAGAACAATGTCAACAGAGACATGAAACAAATTCATCTAAAAGGCAACAAATGCCTTTtcatgtcccttttttttttctcagattccCATTTTAGACCTGAAAAAGTCCTCTTATGTGAAGATGCTCAGTATCGGTACGGTTCCCGTAGGAGTGGCATTTCCTCCTGAGCTTCAcaggtctgtctctctcctggtCTCTTTGAAAGCTTCAGCCTGTTGGCATCTCCTCGCTGCAATCCTTTAGCACGACGGCGGCAGGACACCTTGTGCCTGTGAAGCAGTGTAGCATTCCAAAAGCGAGCAGAGCAGCGTCGGCAGGAGAAAGTCCCTCTGGCGCGATGGGAGGCCCGATGAATGAAGGCTGCCAAAGGCCTGTGAGACTGCTTCCCACATACACAGCAACTTAGTCGCTCTTGAGCGGTGGAGGCTTTTTGTGGATGCTTAACTGCCATGTGGACGAGAAGTCCCGCTTTACAGGAAAACACAGAATTGGGGCATATTGGACAGCCAAAACGTTTCACTGGGACTTTGAGAGATGACAGGATCTGCACCTTCATTCCCCCAGGGTTGACAAGCTTATACCCACCACCACCTGTTCCTCCTCCACGCCTAATTGTCAAACGAAGAGAGCcttgttttttattcaattgCCCTCTTATTGTACAACtaatttttctcttctttttacttCCATCAAATCTGACTAAACCTTGGGGTTCACACTTATTTTCTCTCCAATCTGTcctgttggactttttttttttcttcttgtgtcgTCTCATTTCATCATGTGATAACTGGATGCTGCAGCCAAGTTGCTGGTGGGACTGGGTACCTGacagatgatgaggatgatggtgggagtgatgatgatggtgatgcagATGATGATGTTCAGTGGAAGGTAGTTCCGTGAGGGGCTGGAATGGGGCTGTGGTGTGAAGTGTACGGCTACGGGATCCAGCTGGGTATATGTGCTCTCCTTTCACCCCGGCTGGTGAGTGTGGGTGCTGCGGGGGCATGATTGTAGAGTTTGGAGGCAGAGGCTGTGAGAAAGATGGGGCATTAGAAGCTGATGTTtgagctgctgcagcatcaTAAAAAAGGGGAGAGTAACCAGCTGGATGGTGTGAGGGTGCCTGTTGATGGCTATGAGTCACAACACTCAGACTCTCCTCTCCATGGCCTTCTGTGGGAGGAGCCATCTGTAGCAGGACATTGGTGGCAGCCTCACTCTCTGATGTCGACTGATTAACATCACTCCCACCTCGGTTGTCTCCAGACCCACTGCTGCCGTCTTGTGGGTTAGACTGTTCACTACGTGTCAGGCCATGCTGTGACTGCTTATGTCGAGTGAGGCTATTGGAGTAGGCAAATGCTTTCCCACAGACCTCACAACTGAAGAGCTTTTCACCCCCACTTTCATGGACTGTCTGGTGATGAGCCGTCAGGTGAAAGTGATGGCGGAAAGATTTCCAACAAATAGCACAGGTGTAGAGTCGAGGTGGAGGTAAGGGTTGTggttggggtgggggtggaggcTGTGCCTGGGGATTGGTATCTTGAGGCTTGACATCTTGAGGATAGGAGTAATAGGAGGAGGTGCTTGGTACTTGGTTCTGGCTCCTGTCTTGGGCCACGCTACATTGAGGGTTTGGGTTAAAGCTGTTAGGGTTTTCTGCAGCTGGTGTTGTAGGCACCTCTTCCAGCTCCCCTTTCTGATGCAGCTTGCTGTGCCTTCTGAGGCTCTGGGAGTAACCAAATTCTTTCCCACAGATGCTGCATTTGAAATTTTTCGCCCCAGAGTGGACTGTTTGATGTTTGCTCAGGTGAAAAGCCTCTCTGAAATACTTTCCACAAATTGTGCAGTGATGGGGCTTTTCTCCAGTATGGATGCGATCATGTCTGCGTAGCGTCTCGCGACGTGCAAATCCCTTACCACAGACACTGCACAGGTGAGTGCGTGGGAGCCCACTGGGCCCCATTCTGGGGGTGTATTGCCTACGTTTGGGGGGTTGTCCCCCAACTGCAGGATCTTTCTTGGCTCTGGGTTTACGGGGACGTTTTGGTTTGGATGTGGGATTCTGTGGGTTGGTACTCAGAGCCTCCTGACTCCCACCACCTCTGAAATTCTTATCCATACCAGATGTGGATGAAGGTGAGCTCAGAGGACCTAGACCAAGACCACCTAGCAGACCTCCTATGATGTCTCCCCTATCATCCCCTCTATTTCCACTGTTACTAGCTGCTGTTATAGCAGAGATTGCATTATTGACAGAGCTAGTGACATCATCCTCTGAGTCATCCAGTAGAGAAGAAAGGGGCAGGTGGGGCTGTTGCTGCGGATGGTGGAGCTGGCTGTGGCTCTGTGAGTGTGGATGCAGTGTTGGGGCCAAGGGTGCCTTTCTCAGAGCTGGGCCCGCCATCCCACTTCCACAGGGAGAGGCACCAGAGTAGCATGGAGATGGATTGCCTTGAGAACGATGATCATCATGGTAGCCTGTGTAACGATTCCGAGAGTAGTCAGTGGGGTATTTACCATCTGTTCTTTCCCTGTCATTTGAATTACCCCCCCTTCCAGACTGAAACAAACCTTCACAACCTAAACCTGGTTTTGGTTCTCCTTCCCCCACAATGATTACACCATCTTCTTCCTCAGTTTTACCATAAATGACACCTCTATTGCTCTGACAAGTCCCCCTTCCTCCATTACCTCCTCCACCCCCTCCCCCGACTCTGTCCTCATCAGTTCCTGTCTTGCTGCCCCGTTGTTTAGGTCCCCTACCTGGCTTGCCGCAGGTGCCTGAGGCAGCATGGTTGAGAAGAGATGTGCTCTCACGGAAGGCACGACCACAGGCAGGACATCGGAAGGGCTTTTCCTCATGTATCTTCTCATGGCGTGTCAGTGACTCTCTACGATTAAAAGCCCGAGAGCAGGTGGAGCAGCCATATGGGCGGGCAGAAGAGTGTATCACACCATGTTGCAGGAGGTGCCCTTTTTTCTTAAAGCCTTTGCCACAATCAGGGCAATTAAATAGTTTGTCTGGGCTAGGACAAGAATTGGATGTGGGTTGGATAGTTTCTTGGGTCGAATGGGGTAGGCTTGGGTCTGattgcattttaatgtgaataGGGTTTGGGCCAGTAGTGGCAGTATTGCTAGTGCCTGCTGTGGTTGGCTCATGCATGCGCAAATGCCTGCGAAGGCTTGAAAGGTGAGGGAAGCTTTTGCCACAATCCCCACAGCTATAAACGGTGTCAGTGGGGTTGGGCTGCAATGAGTTCTGGTTATCAGATTTAGAAAGGTGAGAATCATTAGTAACTAGaactgaggcagcagtggaagagggagcagaagaggaagaggaagaaactactgatgaggatgatgatgatgaagcaaGAAGTGATGATGGGTCTCCACCCATATTAGACATTCCTACCCCACTCCCAATTAAAGCTGGTGGTTGACCATGACTAAGCCCTCCACTACTACTACTGGGATTACCACTGTGGCTGCTATGaccatggctgctgctgctgctattactacCACCatcagattttctctgtggtaAATAACCAGCCATAGCCTTCTTCCTCCTACTGCTGTTACTTCCACCTCCAGTGCCTTCCCCTTTACCATCATCTTTAGATAATGATAAATGGAGAGGCAAAGAGAGTGGCAAACCTGCTTCCTGTTGCATCAGAGATGCTATCTGATTTGATGACAGTACAGGGATGCCTTGGAAATCAAAGCCACTAAGCGAGGAGGGTTGCGAGGATGGGTGAAGCGGGTGGTGAGGATGAGAATGAGGGTGAGAAAGTGTATGAGGAGGGAGCTGTTGCTGCTGGGAAAGCTGCTGTGGATTCTGCTGTGACTGAGAGGTGGAGTGGGCATGTGAGTGAGAATGCAAAGCGGGAGGCGGAGCAAGGCTAGTACTAGGCTCCCCACCTGTCTGACTTAACCCAATTCCTAAGTGGTTATGGGTTCCCTGTTGAACAAGAAATTGCTCTAAACTAGCATTAGTAGGCACCCCAGAAAGGAAATACTGATTAGCAGCTAACATGCAACTAAACTGTTGGTGAAGGCTGCGTGCATCAGACTGGGCCCCAACCAACTGGTGTCCCAATGAGCTGACTGCACTGCTGCTGGAGGTGGCCACAGAGGTTGAaggggaaggagaagaagagggacCAGGTGATGCTTGGGGGACAGAAAGGCCAGGATGtagagggggagggggtgggggtgctGATGTTACTAATCCTCCTAATCCCCC
The sequence above is a segment of the Solea solea chromosome 13, fSolSol10.1, whole genome shotgun sequence genome. Coding sequences within it:
- the dbpb gene encoding D site albumin promoter binding protein b, yielding MSRQLSQLPTPDLPAGASPQFGGCTQPAGSLTGTMAGLKSLLQHPMKGDQNIKPPCEAKDKDRLDLDEDSLGVCPMRNGTGTGSSNNSNGCAGGGGGGGGGGGGGGGSSGGGNGGGTFNQFLGPLMWDRTLPPDGGLFQLQYMDLEEFLTENGMGSMHNNNSSSSAQIPSQSSPSAVPSQSSQCLPPSSPPGSSSSSPSSSSSPSLIGLEVVQPQSLAGGNDCLHGSQTNMNESCESPSPSSSSSSSCPPLLTPTGSGPDGAGMFDMDSSDMAMSSSSSQQDYDPRRHSFSEEELKPQPMIKKARKILVPDNMKDEKYWTRRYKNNEAAKRSRDARRLKENLITVRAAYLERENAALRQEVAEMRKELGRCRNILSKYENRLADQ
- the si:dkeyp-69b9.6 gene encoding uncharacterized protein si:dkeyp-69b9.6 isoform X1, whose translation is MFQFGKYNLDIIEMLSGHQAHQFKGLGLDRQLQHQQQVQLHQHQLQQQQQQAESSGALLSGLGLGPLQGSRGNAFSDSASIFAKMSAPPPPPLQQQPSSSQSSRSKSSKMSSSSSSHSSGYPQFLRSFHPSEAALAQEQLHSGVGRFEHFAGGSSSSGSAGGLGGLVTSAPPPPPPLHPGLSVPQASPGPSSSPSPSTSVATSSSSAVSSLGHQLVGAQSDARSLHQQFSCMLAANQYFLSGVPTNASLEQFLVQQGTHNHLGIGLSQTGGEPSTSLAPPPALHSHSHAHSTSQSQQNPQQLSQQQQLPPHTLSHPHSHPHHPLHPSSQPSSLSGFDFQGIPVLSSNQIASLMQQEAGLPLSLPLHLSLSKDDGKGEGTGGGSNSSRRKKAMAGYLPQRKSDGGSNSSSSSHGHSSHSGNPSSSSGGLSHGQPPALIGSGVGMSNMGGDPSSLLASSSSSSSVVSSSSSSAPSSTAASVLVTNDSHLSKSDNQNSLQPNPTDTVYSCGDCGKSFPHLSSLRRHLRMHEPTTAGTSNTATTGPNPIHIKMQSDPSLPHSTQETIQPTSNSCPSPDKLFNCPDCGKGFKKKGHLLQHGVIHSSARPYGCSTCSRAFNRRESLTRHEKIHEEKPFRCPACGRAFRESTSLLNHAASGTCGKPGYHDDHRSQGNPSPCYSGASPCGSGMAGPALRKAPLAPTLHPHSQSHSQLHHPQQQPHLPLSSLLDDSEDDVTSSVNNAISAITAASNSGNRGDDRGDIIGGLLGGLGLGPLSSPSSTSGMDKNFRGGGSQEALSTNPQNPTSKPKRPRKPRAKKDPAVGGQPPKRRQYTPRMGPSGLPRTHLCSVCGKGFARRETLRRHDRIHTGEKPHHCTICGKYFREAFHLSKHQTVHSGAKNFKCSICGKEFGYSQSLRRHSKLHQKGELEEVPTTPAAENPNSFNPNPQCSVAQDRSQNQVPSTSSYYSYPQDVKPQDTNPQAQPPPPPQPQPLPPPRLYTCAICWKSFRHHFHLTAHHQTVHESGGEKLFSCEVCGKAFAYSNSLTRHKQSQHGLTRSEQSNPQDGSSGSGDNRGGSDVNQSTSESEAATNVLLQMAPPTEGHGEESLSVVTHSHQQAPSHHPAGYSPLFYDAAAAQTSASNAPSFSQPLPPNSTIMPPQHPHSPAGVKGEHIYPAGSRSRTLHTTAPFQPLTELPSTEHHHLHHHHHHSHHHPHHLSGTQSHQQLGCSIQLSHDEMRRHKKKKKKSNRTDWRENKCEPQGLVRFDGSKKKRKISCTIRGQLNKKQGSLRLTIRRGGGTGGGGYKLVNPGGMKVQILSSLKVPVKRFGCPICPNSVFSCKAGLLVHMAVKHPQKASTAQERLSCCVCGKQSHRPLAAFIHRASHRARGTFSCRRCSARFWNATLLHRHKVSCRRRAKGLQRGDANRLKLSKRPGERQTCEAQEEMPLLREPYRY
- the si:dkeyp-69b9.6 gene encoding zinc finger protein 865 isoform X2, giving the protein MFQFGKYNLDIIEMLSGHQAHQFKGLGLDRQLQHQQQVQLHQHQLQQQQQQAESSGALLSGLGLGPLQGSRGYHDDHRSQGNPSPCYSGASPCGSGMAGPALRKAPLAPTLHPHSQSHSQLHHPQQQPHLPLSSLLDDSEDDVTSSVNNAISAITAASNSGNRGDDRGDIIGGLLGGLGLGPLSSPSSTSGMDKNFRGGGSQEALSTNPQNPTSKPKRPRKPRAKKDPAVGGQPPKRRQYTPRMGPSGLPRTHLCSVCGKGFARRETLRRHDRIHTGEKPHHCTICGKYFREAFHLSKHQTVHSGAKNFKCSICGKEFGYSQSLRRHSKLHQKGELEEVPTTPAAENPNSFNPNPQCSVAQDRSQNQVPSTSSYYSYPQDVKPQDTNPQAQPPPPPQPQPLPPPRLYTCAICWKSFRHHFHLTAHHQTVHESGGEKLFSCEVCGKAFAYSNSLTRHKQSQHGLTRSEQSNPQDGSSGSGDNRGGSDVNQSTSESEAATNVLLQMAPPTEGHGEESLSVVTHSHQQAPSHHPAGYSPLFYDAAAAQTSASNAPSFSQPLPPNSTIMPPQHPHSPAGVKGEHIYPAGSRSRTLHTTAPFQPLTELPSTEHHHLHHHHHHSHHHPHHLSGTQSHQQLGCSIQLSHDEMRRHKKKKKKSNRTDWRENKCEPQGLVRFDGSKKKRKISCTIRGQLNKKQGSLRLTIRRGGGTGGGGYKLVNPGGMKVQILSSLKVPVKRFGCPICPNSVFSCKAGLLVHMAVKHPQKASTAQERLSCCVCGKQSHRPLAAFIHRASHRARGTFSCRRCSARFWNATLLHRHKVSCRRRAKGLQRGDANRLKLSKRPGERQTCEAQEEMPLLREPYRY